A single window of Ignavibacteriota bacterium DNA harbors:
- a CDS encoding bifunctional phosphoglucose/phosphomannose isomerase, translating into MENKFTKYDLNSMNSNLLYFGTQIEHACQLGSNIAKDLFSEDPDEFMILGMGGSAIGADLLKSVIKQATGESIRININRNYDVPTYINNNTLVIASSYSGDTEETLSAFEKAIDKTDKLFAITSGGKLEKICREKDIPFLKIPPGFQPRAALAYSFFGLLYLFINNNLVNDEFNYEMRLSIAELSNNIKKITERYSSHENSNPAFRLANNLFGQIPVVYSSAGLLDSVNMRWRGQFNENAKSLCFGNVLPEMNHNEISGWVLPQDMISRFRIILLRDKSVNSRIKVRLEAIKEIFTSMGLEVDEFYGIGEHFLSRLFDLIHLGDWASYYLAVLNKQDPMAIPLIMKLKEILAKTRTE; encoded by the coding sequence ATGGAAAACAAATTTACAAAGTATGATTTAAATTCTATGAATTCAAATCTTTTATATTTCGGAACCCAGATAGAACATGCATGCCAGCTTGGTTCAAATATTGCCAAAGATTTATTCTCTGAAGATCCTGATGAATTTATGATTTTGGGAATGGGTGGTTCTGCTATTGGTGCTGATTTGTTAAAGAGCGTCATCAAGCAGGCAACAGGAGAAAGTATAAGAATTAATATAAACAGAAACTATGATGTTCCGACATACATTAATAACAATACACTCGTTATAGCAAGCTCATACTCAGGCGATACTGAGGAAACTTTGTCTGCATTCGAAAAAGCAATTGATAAAACAGACAAACTATTTGCAATCACTTCAGGTGGTAAACTTGAAAAAATTTGCAGGGAAAAAGATATTCCCTTCCTCAAAATTCCACCCGGATTTCAGCCAAGAGCCGCTCTTGCATATTCATTTTTCGGACTACTTTATTTATTTATAAATAATAATCTCGTAAATGATGAGTTTAATTATGAAATGCGACTTTCAATTGCTGAATTATCCAATAATATTAAGAAAATAACGGAAAGATATTCATCTCATGAAAATTCAAATCCTGCATTCAGGCTTGCTAATAATCTTTTTGGACAGATTCCTGTTGTTTATTCCTCTGCTGGTTTGCTTGATTCGGTAAATATGAGATGGAGAGGTCAGTTCAATGAAAATGCCAAGTCACTTTGCTTTGGAAATGTTTTACCGGAAATGAATCATAACGAAATTAGTGGTTGGGTATTGCCTCAAGATATGATTTCAAGATTCAGGATAATTCTGCTTCGTGATAAATCGGTAAATTCCAGAATTAAAGTCAGACTCGAAGCGATTAAAGAAATTTTTACAAGTATGGGACTTGAAGTTGATGAGTTTTATGGGATAGGAGAGCACTTCTTAAGCCGGTTATTTGATTTAATACATTTAGGAGATTGGGCTTCTTACTATCTTGCTGTTCTTAATAAGCAAGACCCGATGGCAATTCCATTAATAATGAAACTTAAAGAAATTCTTGCAAAGACAAGGACTGAATAG
- a CDS encoding rhomboid family intramembrane serine protease, which yields MDISNTPSAIVIFIATISISLYTLYKNHRLLHAWILSPRRVYYDKQYHLVLTSGFLHADLMHLLFNMFTFFFFGFKLEAAIGTPNFLIIYFGSMILSVISTILKKKDDYNYGSLGASGAISGVVFASILIAPNSKLMIMPLPIPIPAYIFGVLYLLWSYFAAKKSLDMINHEAHFWGALAGVIFMIILIPGILSHFWYNIF from the coding sequence ATGGATATATCAAATACACCGTCTGCAATTGTGATTTTTATTGCTACAATAAGTATTAGCTTATACACTTTGTATAAAAATCACAGATTGTTACATGCATGGATACTGAGTCCTCGCAGGGTTTATTATGACAAACAATATCATTTAGTTCTAACCAGCGGTTTTTTACATGCTGACTTGATGCATCTTCTTTTTAATATGTTCACTTTCTTCTTTTTTGGATTCAAACTTGAAGCAGCTATTGGAACACCAAACTTTTTGATAATATATTTTGGAAGTATGATATTAAGTGTGATAAGTACAATTCTAAAAAAGAAGGACGATTATAATTATGGAAGTCTTGGAGCAAGTGGAGCAATATCCGGAGTTGTATTTGCCTCAATTTTAATTGCCCCAAATTCTAAATTGATGATTATGCCACTTCCAATACCAATTCCGGCGTACATCTTTGGAGTTTTGTATTTGTTGTGGAGTTATTTTGCTGCAAAAAAATCGCTTGATATGATTAACCATGAAGCTCATTTTTGGGGCGCTCTTGCGGGTGTTATCTTTATGATCATTCTTATTCCCGGTATTCTTTCTCATTTTTGGTACAATATATTTTAA